One genomic region from Arthrobacter pigmenti encodes:
- the sufC gene encoding Fe-S cluster assembly ATPase SufC has translation MSTLEIKDLHVSIETDQGTKPILKGVSLTINTGETHAIMGPNGSGKSTLASTIAGHPRYTVDSGSITLDGENVLDMSVDERARAGLFLAMQYPVEVPGVTMTNFLRTAKTALDGEAPSIRHWTKDVKEAMSQLRIDADFAQRNVNEGFSGGEKKRVEILQLELFKPKFAILDETDSGLDVDALKVVSEGVNREHSKGEMGTMLITHYTRILRYIKPDFVHVFIDGRIAEEGGPELADRLEEEGYDRFLLPGAASAPAAAGA, from the coding sequence ATGTCCACCCTTGAGATCAAGGACCTCCACGTCAGCATCGAAACTGACCAGGGCACCAAGCCCATCCTCAAAGGCGTCAGCCTGACCATCAACACGGGTGAAACCCACGCCATCATGGGCCCCAACGGGTCGGGCAAGTCGACGCTGGCCTCCACCATCGCGGGCCACCCGCGGTACACCGTCGACAGCGGTTCCATCACTCTTGACGGCGAGAACGTTCTCGACATGAGCGTCGACGAGCGCGCCCGCGCCGGCCTCTTCCTCGCCATGCAGTACCCGGTGGAAGTACCCGGCGTCACGATGACTAACTTCCTCCGCACCGCCAAAACGGCGCTTGACGGCGAAGCCCCGAGCATCCGTCACTGGACCAAGGATGTGAAGGAAGCGATGTCGCAGCTGCGCATCGACGCTGACTTCGCACAGCGCAACGTCAACGAGGGCTTCTCCGGCGGCGAGAAGAAGCGCGTCGAGATCCTGCAGCTCGAGCTGTTCAAGCCAAAGTTCGCCATCCTCGACGAGACCGATTCCGGCCTCGACGTCGATGCGTTGAAGGTTGTTTCCGAGGGCGTCAACCGGGAGCACAGCAAGGGCGAGATGGGCACCATGCTCATCACGCACTACACGCGTATCCTCCGCTACATCAAGCCCGACTTCGTCCATGTGTTCATCGATGGGCGGATTGCAGAAGAAGGCGGCCCGGAGCTCGCCGACCGGCTCGAAGAAGAAGGTTACGACCGCTTCCTCCTCCCCGGCGCGGCGTCGGCACCGGCCGCTGCCGGCGCGTAG
- the sufB gene encoding Fe-S cluster assembly protein SufB: MTDQTDQKALVPDTVPAGVISDILERNPELHGIGTYEYGWADKNDVGANARRGLDEDVVRDISAKKSEPEWMLDMRLKGLKYFDRKPMPAWGADLSGIDFDNIKYFVRSTEKQANSWEDLPDDIKNTYEKLGIPEAERNRLVSGVAAQYESEVVYHQINEELERQGVIFMDTDTALREHPEFFEEYFGSVIPVGDNKFASLNTAVWSGGSFVYVPPGVHVEIPLQAYFRINTENMGQFERTLIIADEGSYVHYIEGCTAPIYTSDSLHSAVVEIVVKKNARVRYTTIQNWSNNVYNLVTKRAIAHEGATMEWVDGNIGSKVTMKYPAVYLVGEHAKGETLSIAFAGEGQHQDTGSKMVHIAPNTKSSIISKSVARGGGRAAYRGLVQVREGATHSANTVRCDALLVDTISRSDTYPYVDIREDDVTMGHEATVSRVSEEQLFYLMSRGMPEDEAMAMIVRGFIEPIARELPMEYALELNRLIELQMEGAVG, encoded by the coding sequence ATGACGGATCAGACAGATCAGAAGGCATTGGTTCCCGACACCGTGCCGGCAGGAGTGATCAGCGACATCCTCGAGAGGAATCCGGAGCTGCACGGCATCGGGACCTACGAGTATGGCTGGGCCGACAAGAACGACGTCGGCGCGAATGCGCGGCGCGGTCTCGACGAGGACGTGGTCCGCGACATCTCCGCGAAGAAGAGCGAGCCCGAGTGGATGCTGGACATGCGGCTGAAAGGGCTGAAGTACTTCGACCGGAAGCCCATGCCTGCGTGGGGTGCGGACCTGTCGGGTATCGACTTCGACAACATTAAGTATTTCGTGCGTTCCACGGAGAAGCAGGCCAACAGCTGGGAAGACCTGCCGGACGACATCAAGAACACCTACGAGAAGCTCGGAATCCCCGAGGCTGAGCGGAACCGCCTGGTTTCCGGCGTCGCGGCGCAGTACGAGTCCGAGGTGGTGTACCACCAGATCAACGAGGAACTCGAGCGCCAGGGTGTCATCTTCATGGATACCGATACCGCGTTGCGTGAGCATCCTGAGTTCTTCGAAGAGTACTTCGGATCGGTCATTCCCGTGGGCGACAACAAGTTCGCTTCCCTGAATACCGCAGTGTGGTCCGGTGGATCTTTCGTCTACGTGCCTCCCGGGGTCCACGTGGAGATCCCCCTGCAGGCTTACTTCCGGATCAACACCGAGAACATGGGCCAGTTCGAGCGCACGCTCATCATTGCGGACGAGGGCTCCTATGTTCACTACATCGAGGGCTGCACGGCTCCGATCTACACGTCGGATTCCCTGCACTCGGCTGTTGTGGAAATTGTGGTCAAGAAGAACGCCCGCGTCCGGTACACCACCATCCAGAACTGGTCCAACAACGTGTACAACCTGGTGACGAAGCGCGCCATTGCGCATGAGGGCGCCACCATGGAGTGGGTCGACGGCAACATCGGTTCCAAGGTGACTATGAAGTACCCGGCGGTCTACCTGGTGGGCGAGCACGCCAAGGGTGAGACCCTGTCCATTGCCTTCGCGGGTGAAGGCCAGCATCAGGACACCGGTTCGAAGATGGTTCACATCGCCCCGAACACGAAGTCCTCGATCATCTCCAAGTCTGTGGCACGCGGGGGAGGGCGTGCTGCCTACCGCGGCCTGGTGCAGGTGCGGGAAGGGGCAACGCACTCGGCGAACACGGTCCGCTGCGATGCGCTGCTGGTCGACACCATTTCGCGTTCGGACACGTATCCCTACGTGGACATCCGCGAGGACGATGTAACCATGGGCCACGAGGCCACCGTTTCGCGCGTCAGTGAAGAGCAGCTGTTCTACCTGATGTCGCGCGGTATGCCCGAAGACGAGGCGATGGCAATGATCGTGCGCGGCTTCATTGAACCGATCGCCCGCGAACTTCCCATGGAGTACGCGCTGGAACTGAACCGCTTGATCGAACTCCAGATGGAAGGAGCCGTAGGCTAA
- a CDS encoding non-heme iron oxygenase ferredoxin subunit, whose product MTEALEAPRGELVCNVNDIEVKQALRILIDDYPVAIVKDSDGGIHAIGDTCSHADISLSEGDVEGCKIECWGHGSQFDLRSGMPLQLPAYEPVPVFALEIHDGEVYVDITTVTNSAPVPAQD is encoded by the coding sequence ATGACCGAAGCATTGGAAGCGCCCCGCGGCGAACTGGTCTGCAATGTCAATGATATTGAGGTGAAGCAGGCACTACGGATCCTGATTGACGATTACCCGGTTGCTATCGTCAAGGACTCCGACGGCGGCATCCACGCTATCGGCGACACCTGCTCGCACGCGGATATCTCGTTGTCGGAGGGCGATGTCGAAGGCTGCAAGATCGAGTGCTGGGGACACGGCTCCCAGTTCGACCTCCGGAGCGGGATGCCGCTCCAGCTGCCAGCCTACGAGCCGGTTCCGGTTTTCGCGCTCGAGATCCATGACGGGGAGGTCTATGTGGACATCACCACGGTGACCAACTCCGCCCCAGTACCCGCCCAGGACTAG
- a CDS encoding metal-sulfur cluster assembly factor — MSDTNTAQTSLDDVEESLKDVIDPELGVNIVDLGLLYGLKYADDGALLIDMTLTTAACPLTDVIEEQVGQSLDGLVDDWRLNWVWMPPWGPEKITEDGRDQMRALGFNI; from the coding sequence ATGAGCGATACAAACACAGCGCAGACGTCCCTGGACGACGTCGAAGAGTCGCTGAAGGATGTCATCGACCCGGAGCTCGGCGTGAATATCGTCGACCTCGGCCTGCTGTACGGGCTGAAGTACGCCGACGACGGCGCGCTCCTGATCGACATGACCTTGACCACGGCAGCCTGCCCGCTCACCGACGTGATCGAGGAGCAGGTCGGCCAGTCGCTCGACGGCCTCGTGGACGACTGGCGGCTGAATTGGGTCTGGATGCCCCCGTGGGGCCCGGAGAAGATCACCGAAGACGGCCGTGACCAGATGCGGGCGCTCGGCTTCAACATCTAG
- a CDS encoding helix-turn-helix transcriptional regulator, giving the protein MSHSAAPRPAGPAVINAERAEAESRRTADERTRDKVLSAVLEHGPVSAAELGERLGYTPAAVRRHLDALSRDGLIEVKLISNASAGAGRPARRYVLSQRGQTRLGNDYLHIAQAALGQLQEVAGPDAVRQFAASRFASMEERYRPVVEAAGDRLEEKAIALADALTNDGFVGSTRVVGRNAPQAAMLSVQLCQGHCPIQELAAEFPDFCEQETDVFARLLGVDVRRLSTLASGGHVCTTHIPVGRGSQAASSRSLPAELPQPLQISENSNHQQGRP; this is encoded by the coding sequence ATGTCCCATTCCGCTGCACCTCGTCCTGCCGGACCCGCTGTGATCAACGCTGAGCGCGCTGAGGCGGAGTCGCGGCGCACCGCAGATGAACGCACCCGGGACAAGGTTCTGTCCGCCGTCCTGGAGCATGGTCCCGTCAGTGCCGCAGAGCTCGGGGAGAGGCTCGGTTACACGCCGGCAGCAGTCCGTCGCCACCTCGACGCCCTCTCGCGGGACGGGTTGATCGAGGTGAAGCTCATCAGCAACGCATCCGCGGGCGCGGGCCGTCCCGCACGGCGATACGTACTCAGTCAGCGCGGACAGACGCGCCTCGGGAACGACTACCTGCACATCGCGCAGGCGGCGCTCGGGCAGCTGCAGGAGGTAGCGGGTCCGGACGCAGTTCGTCAGTTCGCCGCAAGCCGCTTCGCCTCAATGGAGGAGCGGTACCGTCCTGTGGTCGAGGCGGCGGGTGACCGGCTGGAGGAGAAGGCGATTGCACTGGCTGACGCCCTCACCAATGACGGCTTCGTGGGGTCAACCCGGGTGGTCGGCCGTAACGCCCCTCAAGCCGCTATGCTCAGCGTGCAGCTGTGTCAGGGTCACTGCCCCATTCAAGAACTCGCCGCGGAGTTTCCGGACTTCTGTGAGCAGGAAACCGACGTGTTCGCGAGACTGCTGGGCGTCGATGTGCGAAGACTTTCAACGCTCGCGAGCGGCGGACACGTATGCACCACCCACATTCCCGTGGGGCGGGGGAGCCAGGCGGCATCATCACGCAGTTTGCCTGCGGAACTGCCGCAACCACTACAGATTTCAGAGAACTCCAACCATCAGCAAGGAAGGCCGTGA
- a CDS encoding ABC transporter ATP-binding protein — MPHSPAALEVRGLVKDFGPVAALDGKMIRVLDGVDITAHKGRVTALLGANGAGKTTTLECAQGLQRPSGGSVRLLGQDPWRAGAGLRSRVGIMLQEGGLPPALRPLPLLRHVASMYTAARGLDDLVLRLGIDGFASTTIRRLSGGQKQRLALACALVGNPDVLFLDEPSAGLDPQSRHIVFDLINELRAEGLAIILTTHLLDDAQRLADYVYIIDQGRTVREGTVAELTAHAKDAVREIRFEAPPGLELPVSRFPHLEAGEQTPGNYRVTGPLTPEDLATIARWWADNNVLPASIVLTARSLEDVFLDISGRGVR; from the coding sequence GTGCCACACTCCCCTGCCGCCCTTGAAGTACGTGGGCTCGTCAAGGATTTCGGCCCGGTTGCAGCCCTGGACGGGAAGATGATCCGGGTCCTCGACGGCGTCGACATTACCGCGCACAAGGGCCGCGTCACCGCATTGCTTGGTGCCAATGGCGCCGGCAAGACCACAACGCTTGAATGTGCCCAAGGTCTGCAGCGGCCAAGCGGAGGCAGCGTCCGCCTGCTTGGCCAGGACCCCTGGCGCGCTGGGGCGGGGCTTCGCAGCAGGGTGGGCATCATGCTGCAGGAAGGCGGTTTGCCGCCGGCGCTCCGCCCGCTCCCCCTGCTCCGGCACGTCGCAAGCATGTATACGGCGGCGCGCGGGCTGGATGACCTTGTCCTGCGCCTGGGCATCGACGGCTTCGCTTCGACCACCATCCGAAGGCTTTCCGGTGGCCAGAAGCAGCGTCTCGCGCTCGCTTGCGCACTGGTCGGAAATCCGGACGTACTGTTTCTCGACGAGCCTAGCGCGGGGCTGGACCCGCAGTCGCGGCACATCGTATTCGACCTGATCAACGAACTTCGCGCCGAGGGCCTCGCGATCATCCTCACCACGCATCTCCTCGACGACGCACAGCGTCTGGCTGACTACGTGTACATCATTGACCAGGGGCGGACGGTCCGGGAAGGTACTGTCGCGGAACTCACCGCTCACGCGAAGGATGCCGTGAGGGAAATTCGCTTCGAGGCTCCGCCTGGCCTTGAATTGCCGGTATCCCGCTTTCCGCACCTCGAGGCCGGTGAGCAGACTCCCGGAAACTACCGCGTGACCGGCCCGCTGACGCCCGAGGATCTCGCAACTATTGCCCGGTGGTGGGCGGATAACAACGTTTTGCCCGCGTCCATTGTCCTTACCGCGCGTTCGTTGGAAGACGTGTTCCTCGACATCTCGGGCAGGGGCGTCCGATGA
- a CDS encoding COX15/CtaA family protein, whose product MTQLSLATMMNRLPTAVTPAVRGLALASLVSQILIVVTGGAVRLTASGLGCPEWPRCTADSMIATQEMGIHGVIEFGNRLLTFVLTAIAVAMLASIWRLRAERPDLFLPAVLLLAGIPLQAVIGGISVWTRLNPWVVGWHFVISMLLITIATVLLNRTRLTPAEAAADREPRATPLLRQLLVAAAALVAVAVLLGVVVTGSGPHAGDAGAARNNLDPDLMTRIHAAPVYLLVLTVLILVVVAYRTGVARRLRIAVVLLAVVVLTQGAIGYLQHFLHLPVALVALHMLGASVLTAAAAHAVYIGFTRRSVPTS is encoded by the coding sequence ATGACGCAACTCTCCCTCGCCACGATGATGAACCGACTCCCCACCGCCGTCACGCCTGCGGTCCGGGGGCTCGCGTTGGCCTCCCTTGTGTCGCAGATCCTCATTGTTGTCACCGGCGGCGCAGTGCGCCTGACCGCATCCGGCCTTGGTTGTCCTGAGTGGCCCCGCTGCACCGCTGATTCGATGATCGCGACCCAGGAGATGGGGATCCATGGCGTCATCGAGTTCGGAAACCGTCTCCTCACGTTCGTGCTGACGGCGATCGCCGTCGCAATGCTGGCCTCCATCTGGCGCCTGCGCGCCGAACGCCCTGATCTTTTCCTTCCGGCAGTGCTGCTCCTCGCCGGAATCCCGTTGCAGGCGGTGATCGGCGGCATCTCGGTTTGGACCAGGCTCAATCCCTGGGTGGTCGGTTGGCACTTCGTCATCTCGATGCTCCTGATCACGATCGCCACGGTACTTCTCAACCGCACACGGCTCACACCTGCTGAGGCAGCGGCTGATCGCGAACCGCGTGCAACGCCGCTCCTGCGCCAGCTCCTCGTGGCAGCCGCCGCGCTGGTCGCGGTCGCGGTACTGCTCGGCGTCGTCGTGACCGGTTCCGGCCCGCACGCCGGCGATGCGGGTGCCGCCCGGAACAACCTCGACCCTGATCTGATGACGCGGATCCACGCGGCCCCGGTGTACCTTTTGGTTCTTACCGTGCTGATCCTTGTGGTGGTCGCGTACCGCACGGGCGTTGCCCGCCGGCTGCGCATCGCCGTCGTGCTGCTCGCCGTCGTCGTGCTGACGCAAGGGGCAATCGGGTACCTGCAGCATTTCCTGCACCTGCCGGTCGCGCTGGTCGCCCTCCACATGCTCGGTGCGTCCGTCCTGACGGCCGCTGCGGCGCATGCCGTCTACATAGGGTTTACGCGACGATCCGTCCCTACTAGCTGA
- a CDS encoding O-acetyl-ADP-ribose deacetylase, which translates to MSAPNIRIIEGDITAMDVDAIVNAANSSLLGGGGVDGAIHAAAGPELLKACRSIREDALPDGLPVGEAVATPGFELRTAWVIHTVGPNRHAGQTEPALLESCFRRSLAIADDVGARSVAFPAISAGIYGWDPETVARLGLGAVRKYDGGVREVTFVLFSERLAEIFQRVHDEIRT; encoded by the coding sequence ATGAGCGCGCCCAATATCAGAATCATTGAAGGCGATATCACCGCTATGGACGTGGATGCCATTGTCAACGCCGCCAATTCGTCGCTGCTGGGCGGCGGCGGCGTTGACGGCGCCATTCATGCGGCGGCAGGTCCGGAATTACTGAAGGCGTGCCGGTCAATTCGCGAAGACGCGCTACCGGACGGCCTTCCGGTAGGCGAGGCTGTCGCCACGCCCGGCTTTGAGCTTCGGACAGCCTGGGTCATTCATACCGTCGGACCCAACCGGCACGCCGGGCAGACGGAGCCGGCGCTGCTGGAGTCATGCTTCCGGCGCAGCCTGGCCATCGCGGACGACGTCGGTGCCAGGTCAGTCGCCTTCCCGGCAATCAGCGCGGGGATCTACGGGTGGGACCCGGAGACGGTTGCCCGGCTTGGGCTCGGTGCTGTGCGGAAGTACGACGGCGGCGTCCGGGAGGTCACGTTCGTCCTGTTCTCGGAGCGGTTGGCTGAGATTTTCCAGCGCGTCCATGATGAGATCCGCACGTGA
- the sufD gene encoding Fe-S cluster assembly protein SufD has product MAETSQLNPELTDEKARLGAPSGEEKIAIDGFTEEGENLSPLNTGTEQHGARRHSHGDERVVPEASRGERLKSYKLADFAPLTGREEDWRFTPLKRLRGLHTDALTGEGPEVTVSGASNVTVETVERTDARFGSAAVPEDRVSAAAWEAVRTATVVTIPEETVADCEVTVAVRGTDSAVAAQHLIIEARRFSKAVVVLDHQGSTTLAQNVEILVGDGADLTVVSVQEWDDDAVHVSSQQAKVGRDARFKHVVVSLGGDLVRLTPSSFFTAPGSEVEMYGLYFADAGQHLEQRLLVDHAVPNCKSRVTYKGALQGQDAHTVWVGDVLIRKEAEGTDTYEVNRNLVLTDGARSDSVPNLEIETGLIEGAGHASATGRFDDEHLFYLMARGIDEKTARRLVVRGFLNEVIQQIKVPVLEERLTEAVERELAAGNL; this is encoded by the coding sequence ATGGCCGAAACCTCACAGTTGAACCCTGAGTTGACCGACGAGAAGGCCCGCCTCGGCGCCCCGTCCGGCGAAGAGAAAATCGCAATCGACGGTTTCACCGAGGAAGGCGAGAACCTTTCCCCGCTGAATACCGGCACCGAACAGCACGGTGCACGCAGGCATAGCCACGGCGACGAGCGCGTTGTCCCGGAGGCGTCCCGCGGCGAACGCCTCAAGTCCTACAAACTCGCAGACTTTGCGCCCCTGACCGGCCGTGAGGAGGACTGGCGGTTCACTCCGCTGAAGCGCCTCCGCGGATTGCATACTGATGCGCTGACCGGTGAAGGGCCCGAGGTTACGGTGTCCGGCGCGTCCAACGTCACGGTCGAGACGGTTGAGCGCACTGACGCCCGCTTCGGATCCGCCGCGGTTCCTGAGGACCGTGTCTCGGCCGCAGCGTGGGAAGCAGTGAGGACTGCAACCGTCGTCACCATCCCTGAAGAGACTGTCGCTGATTGCGAAGTCACGGTAGCCGTCCGCGGAACGGATAGCGCAGTGGCGGCGCAGCACCTCATCATCGAGGCGCGCAGGTTCTCGAAGGCGGTGGTGGTCCTCGATCACCAGGGCAGCACCACCCTCGCGCAGAACGTTGAGATTCTCGTGGGCGACGGCGCGGACCTCACCGTCGTGAGTGTGCAGGAATGGGACGACGACGCCGTCCACGTCTCCTCGCAGCAGGCGAAGGTGGGCCGCGACGCGCGCTTCAAGCACGTTGTCGTCAGCCTTGGCGGTGACCTCGTGCGCCTTACGCCGTCGTCGTTCTTCACCGCCCCCGGCTCCGAGGTGGAGATGTACGGTCTTTACTTCGCTGACGCCGGACAGCACCTGGAGCAGCGCTTGCTCGTTGACCACGCCGTTCCCAACTGCAAGTCACGGGTCACCTACAAGGGCGCACTACAGGGTCAGGACGCACACACCGTCTGGGTTGGCGACGTCCTTATCCGCAAGGAAGCCGAAGGAACGGATACCTACGAGGTCAACCGGAACCTGGTGCTGACCGACGGCGCCCGGTCCGATTCCGTTCCGAACCTTGAGATCGAAACCGGACTCATCGAGGGCGCGGGCCACGCCAGCGCCACCGGCCGGTTTGACGATGAGCACCTGTTCTACCTCATGGCCCGCGGAATTGATGAGAAGACGGCACGGCGTCTGGTGGTGCGCGGATTCCTCAACGAGGTGATCCAGCAGATCAAGGTTCCTGTCCTCGAAGAGCGCCTCACCGAAGCGGTGGAGCGTGAACTGGCTGCAGGGAACCTCTGA
- a CDS encoding AMP-binding protein produces the protein MPFINRLLSWADAEPVRPAVVVGERTLSYGELAARAAEYSPPEVPMIALEPADPIVFAVALAAVVGRGRCAVVLDPAWPAAVRMRILTELQLGDASLAGPGQASAGTALADGAEDSLFYCGFTSGTTGVPKAFVRTVGSWSRSLERSVAYFGLAPGSRVFAPGPLSASLSLYALAESLFAGATFHALDSRPEPLTGARMGEVLRSERIEHFVGVPAALRLGLQRAAGALPDLQCVVSGGSKLSDAETALIREAAPQARIFEYYGASELSLVTAKRLGALRTNDVGMPFPGVQLRIQDSGTDEHGTVWVRTDTAIEGYLSGDDGLAFQRKGDWVTVGDQGWIDDAGALHLTGRRADMVVSAGTNVYPTEVELALAAAGYPLAVAFGVPDPQRGSSIAAVIEVGTDTSIDGARIREQLRATLSAAKVPRALYRTARIPVTAAGKPDRVGLRNLILAGDGALERIR, from the coding sequence ATGCCCTTCATCAACCGCCTCCTGTCCTGGGCGGACGCCGAGCCCGTGCGTCCCGCCGTCGTTGTGGGTGAACGCACGCTTTCCTACGGCGAACTGGCGGCAAGGGCAGCGGAGTATTCCCCGCCCGAGGTCCCGATGATCGCCCTGGAACCTGCTGACCCCATCGTCTTTGCCGTTGCGCTGGCCGCCGTTGTGGGCCGCGGCCGGTGTGCGGTAGTCCTTGACCCGGCGTGGCCTGCAGCTGTGCGTATGCGGATTCTGACGGAGTTGCAGCTTGGCGATGCTTCGCTGGCAGGCCCGGGGCAAGCGAGCGCCGGAACCGCGCTTGCTGACGGGGCCGAGGATTCACTGTTCTACTGCGGGTTCACGTCCGGGACTACCGGTGTACCGAAAGCGTTTGTCCGGACGGTCGGATCCTGGTCGCGTTCGCTTGAACGCAGCGTGGCATACTTCGGTCTCGCGCCGGGCTCCCGGGTCTTCGCTCCGGGTCCCTTGTCCGCGAGTCTCAGCCTGTACGCACTGGCCGAGTCGCTGTTCGCCGGTGCCACTTTTCACGCACTGGACAGCAGACCGGAGCCGCTGACCGGTGCACGCATGGGGGAGGTACTCCGGTCCGAACGCATCGAGCACTTCGTGGGCGTTCCGGCAGCGCTGCGGCTCGGGTTGCAGCGCGCTGCGGGTGCCCTTCCTGACCTGCAGTGTGTCGTATCCGGCGGATCCAAGCTGTCCGATGCGGAGACAGCCTTGATCCGCGAGGCCGCGCCGCAAGCCCGAATCTTCGAGTATTACGGTGCCTCCGAACTGAGCCTCGTGACGGCGAAGCGGCTCGGAGCGCTGCGCACCAATGACGTCGGGATGCCGTTTCCCGGCGTTCAGCTGAGGATTCAGGACAGCGGGACGGACGAGCACGGGACCGTGTGGGTGCGGACCGATACGGCGATCGAGGGCTACCTGTCCGGTGATGACGGGCTCGCCTTTCAGCGCAAAGGGGACTGGGTCACGGTAGGCGATCAGGGCTGGATTGATGACGCCGGTGCGTTGCACCTGACTGGCCGGCGCGCCGACATGGTGGTGAGCGCGGGCACGAATGTCTACCCCACAGAGGTGGAGCTGGCTCTGGCCGCAGCCGGGTATCCCCTTGCCGTCGCATTCGGAGTGCCGGACCCGCAGCGCGGCTCATCGATTGCCGCAGTGATCGAGGTGGGCACCGATACGTCGATCGACGGCGCGAGGATCCGCGAGCAGCTGCGGGCCACACTTTCGGCAGCCAAGGTGCCGCGCGCGCTGTACCGAACCGCCCGCATCCCCGTGACGGCGGCCGGCAAACCGGACCGTGTCGGCCTGCGCAACCTGATTCTCGCGGGGGACGGTGCCCTTGAACGCATCCGATAG
- a CDS encoding ABC transporter permease, giving the protein MSATRLPFRVLRHGGYETAAMLRNGEQLVLAIALPVLALTAIALTPLFDVLGAPRLESGTPGVIALCVLSTAFTGQGIATGFDRRYGVLRFLSTTPLGRGGLILGKVVAVGAVLVIQLAVIGTAAVLFGWQPAMEGILPALVMLIPGIAAFTALGLLIAGTLRPEATLAVTNLLWILLAAAGGTVIPRSSLPEAAQPLVGLLPSSALGDGLRAALQTGTFDPASFALLCGWAAVAGLAAVRWFKWS; this is encoded by the coding sequence ATGAGCGCAACCCGCTTGCCCTTCAGGGTCCTGCGGCACGGCGGATACGAAACTGCCGCGATGCTCCGCAACGGCGAGCAGCTCGTCCTCGCTATAGCGTTGCCGGTCCTGGCGCTCACCGCAATCGCATTGACCCCGCTCTTTGATGTTCTCGGAGCGCCACGGCTCGAATCGGGCACACCGGGAGTCATCGCCCTATGCGTGCTTTCAACGGCATTCACAGGCCAGGGAATCGCCACCGGCTTCGACCGCCGCTACGGAGTGCTTCGCTTTCTGTCCACAACGCCGCTCGGCCGTGGCGGGCTCATCCTGGGCAAAGTCGTTGCCGTGGGCGCAGTGCTGGTGATCCAGCTCGCTGTGATCGGGACTGCCGCCGTCCTGTTCGGCTGGCAGCCCGCCATGGAAGGGATTCTTCCGGCGCTTGTCATGCTGATTCCAGGCATCGCCGCGTTTACGGCGCTTGGACTTCTCATAGCGGGAACTCTGCGGCCCGAGGCGACACTCGCCGTCACCAACCTCCTCTGGATCCTGCTCGCTGCGGCCGGCGGAACCGTCATCCCGCGCAGCAGCCTTCCCGAAGCAGCGCAACCGCTTGTCGGTCTCCTGCCCTCGTCCGCCCTCGGTGACGGTCTGCGCGCCGCGCTCCAGACAGGCACCTTCGATCCGGCGTCCTTCGCCCTACTATGCGGCTGGGCGGCAGTCGCCGGACTCGCCGCTGTCCGCTGGTTCAAATGGAGTTAG